aaacaataatattgatgTGTTAACTAAACATACatctatttcctttttttacattacacaAAATgtggataaaataattagacacgtcgatatcttcaaatttaagataattacatgcttaattactataattatacagATCTCACATTATTGAGAGAATTTTGTTCCTTACTTGCAATATATAGTATGTAATCTTATTTGTactaaatattgtataaatacgAGATTAATAAGCGCCTGTCTTcacgtatttatatacatgcCTACAAAATTTACGAATGCCTGTGAATTTTCTATCAAGGGAATATCCATGATTATCCATGATCGCTCTCTTATCTgtgtagaataattttatacactGTACATTCGGCCTCAGTCGTCTTCCTCCTCATCCGGCTCTTGCAAATGGTCTAATCTAAGTTCCTTCGAGCGGTCGACCTTAACCACCGGCCGATTCTGTTTACGCGTGGTCCTCTTCGGCCTCTCCCCGATCACGTATTCCGGCAGGATGATCTTACTGCTTCTGAATACAGGTCTCTCGTCCGGCTCTGCGATTGTCGCGCCAGTATCGTCCGTCGTCTCTTTCGTCTGCGGCTTTCTGAACGCGATCTGCGACGACGCACGTTTCTTGGACTTGAACCGCGTCTCCGTAGAACCTCGCGCGCTTGATTCGCAGGGCTCGACGTCCATCTGCTCGTCGTCCTCGCGTTCGTCGATATCCTCCTTTCTCTTGCGCGCCTTCAATTCCCTCAGGAACGACATCGCGGCCTGCGTGTTGCTGCGCTCCGTCATGTCCTCGCTGGACACGTCGTCCAGGCTGTACCTGACCCACTTGTGCGGGTTTCTGTGATGGTCCGGAATGTTTCTGAAATTGGCGCGCGGCGCCGGACCCTCGGGACGCTTGAAGATACTCTCCCTGCCGCGAAATCTCTTCGTCTCTCTCTTCTGCCTCCGGTCGTCGCTCGGGGCTGGCCTCTTCTCGCGTTCGACCACCATCTCCGCCTCCTCGTTCGCCTCGGAGTTGTCATGTTTGTTACATTTGCTTTCCGCGACGGACAGCTGATCGAACAACAATCGCTGTCTGTTGGCAAACGCTGCGTCACCACCGCGTAGGATAAAATTAGCAGACGTATGCATTTTCATGAGTCGTGACGCTCCTCGCTACAATcatttatttgacaaatttatCGTGTTTCttcgaaataatgaaattaagcATTAAATATCACGTATTCCAAACCTCGAAGGTCGACGTCAGATCAATTTGGCTTTTTGTTAGGTTATGTTGACGTTTCGTTTGGCGAATGCTGCCAACTTCGGACGAATCCAGTGAAATCCAGTCCCATACAGCGCAATCCTTTCCAGCAGTATTGCTGGAATGTTTCACGAATCGTGATAGGTCGAGTTCCTTTCGATTTGGTTGCGAATAAACGCAAATGATTTCAATACAGCAATAAACAGGATGTACCtgaattcaaaaattaattctgtaagcttggaaattataatataaatggaaataacttttttgttgTTTATGGCACTACCTATCGCTTCGTCTAAAATCTGTTCCTTGTAATAGAAGACTTTGCGCTTTCAattcttctttccttttctcttcaatttttctctcCATCTAATTTTGTGTCCATCTCGTTTCAAGTGCAAACTGCTGAGCACGGTGCAGCTGCAAGGAACGAACAACTGTCCTAACCTCGACTGGCCAGCGCGAGCGGGAATGGTTATGTCAATTTCGAATGGCGCAGGTAGTACGAAAAAACGTTCTTCTCGTTacttatagaaattaattcgaCAGCTCCGTAACGTGTCTCACGTGATAAGATGAACAAACGGTTGAAGCTGGCCGGTCTCGCGGCGTCGAGAACTTTACGTTCGGGCAAAACGACCCTCGTCGACGCGGACTCCTCGGAGAAAACGTCGCCCTACTTCGCCGGCGAGAAGAGATCGGCGAGGAAGAAACGTACGCCGATCAAGATCGAGCATGGAGCTACGAAGGATGACGAAACGAACGCCAAAGAGCCCAACGTTACGCCAGTCGTGGTAAAGAGCGAAGATGCGGCGGTGTCGACAGACGTAGCGGACGTTAAAGTTGAAGAACGTGAGGTCGAAAACGAGAATGCAAAGCAATCGACAGACCTAAAGGATATCAAGGATGAAGAGCGATGGATGCCACCGAACTGGGAGACCGTGCTTGAAAACATTAAAGAGATGAGAAAGGATGAGACAGCTCCGGTTGACACAATGGGTTGCCACAAGTGTACGGATCGTAACGCTAGTCCCACGATGTTTAGATATCAATCGTTAGTAGCTCTGATGCTGAGCAGTCAGACCAAGGATCAGGTCACGTTCGCTGCTATGCAGCGTCTGAACACTTATGGTTGTCAGCCGGATATAATTGTAGCTACCCCCGACGATGTTCTAGGCAAACTTATACATCCAGTTGGATTTTGGAAAGTAAGGACCagtgctttatttatttacgaaacgtttttagaatttaacttttactttaaatttcttcatataaaagtagaataattttgtaaataatatgaatcTACGTTTTccttttactaatttttaattcattttttatttcttggcATATGAAAGTAGAATAATtctgtaaataatacaaatccatttatcaattatattataagccTATAACTTtccttctattaatttttaacttatttttagtttcttaGCATATGAAAGTAGAATTAATtctgtaaataatacaaatccGTTTGtccattatattataaacctttgtttttctttcactaatttttaattcataataattGAGTCGTTAAGTAATATGTAATTGTGTACATTACAAtctttttagatttaaaagtaattttttatattaaaaaatatgtaatttcttttcttttgtagAAAAAGGTACAGTACATAAAAAGGACGTCAACAATCCTTCTAGATAAATACGATGGTGACATACCAAAAACAGTAAAAGAATTGTGCGAGCTGCCAGGGGTAGGCCCTAAAATGGCTCACCTATGCATGCGAGTTGCATGGGGAGAGGTGTCCGGCATCGGCGTGGATACACATGTTCACAGGATTTGCAACAGATTGAAATGGGTGAGGAAGCCAACGAAGACGCCGGAGGAAACGAGGAATGAGTTGGAGGATTGGCTTCCCAAACCTTTGTGGAGCGAAGTGAATCATCTCCTCGTGGGATTTGGTCAAGAAACTTGTCTACCTCGATTTCCCAAGTGTTCGGAATGTCTCAACAAGGATATCTGTCCGTATGCCTCAAAAAGCGGTGAAAAGACGAAGAAGTGATAAACGCATGTTTGTATATGTACACAATATtcgcaaaattacaaaatatatttatttagagtTTGTGCagtaaatttatcaaatatccTAACGTCCGGATTTCTTTTTACTCCTCGTTTTAGTCCCCTTTTTAGTGCCACGTTTTTGCGCTAGCTTCTGGGCTTTTTGCAACTTTTGTCTACTttgctttttgtttttttgctgTTCCAGTCTCTGCTTTTGTTGAAACGCTTTACTCTTTTTTATTCGTTTCAGCGCTGCTTTCTTAACTTCTTGTTTCAGTTCTTTCGCAGATTTTATCTCTCGGCTATCGGATTTAGAGTTTTGCTGCGCTTGTTTCTTGGGTTTCTTTTGTAACGACATTCCCACAAtttcatcgtcgtcgtcgacatCACTGCACTGGTCGTCATCTTGCTCTTCTGTTTCTTctgtaattttgttttcacCTATCCACTTGCTTCCTTCTGCGAGATCCGCAACGTTCAACTCTAAAATACTAACTGTATGACCTTCGAGATCGTATTCTTGTCGAGATAACAATTCTTCCAGCTCTGGGACAACGTGATGCGACAATGATTTCTTGTAACGTTCTCGCGcctgaaaaaaagaaatatatatcatcgTGCTTTCTCTAATTCTTTGAGAAATGTCTTGATGCTCTCCAAATGAAAGCATGACTCACTTcttgtttaattttctttcgttcCTCTTTCAGTTGTTGCTGCAATTGCTCCTGAGCCTTCCTTTTTCGCTCTAGCTTCCTCTTACGAAATCCTCCTAAAAATtctctgtaaatataaaaactcttatgaatagaaaatttgttaatataattgaacGCATGAACACGTGAATATAAATTAGTGTGTTGACTACACGAGGAAGTATCTTCCTGAAGTAGAAGTAGACTTCCTGAGATAAAATTACCGTCGCTTTTCCTCGTCGAAGACAAGCGTGATCTTCCTTCGCCTCTTCGGCTGACTAGGTTTTCTATTTACATTAAGTAATTGCGGCTGAGattgtttaaacataattGCAGCTGCGCGTTCACCAGGATAGGTTATGTCAAACACTGGAACCCTGGAGTCTGGAGATTGGTTATGTCAAAAAACACGTGTATGCGAAAGGAGTAACTTGGCAtgctgttaaaaattaattgctcaAGTTGCCGCTAGATGGATACTATGGTGAGGGGAGGGAATCTTGGAGggaatttttagattttatttcaatattcaatcGGTATATTTGGCACCATTCAAAAAAactaaaactattttaatctCTATTTCGCCTATAAAGGCTagattcggggagcgcgctattagcgctaattgcttattctatccttgttttacacctgatgagcgatgAAGACAGAATGATTCAattaatagcgcgctccccgaacgcagccataTAGAAACAAAGCCTACGAATAAAATAgacaaagaatttaaaataatctttcaaaACAGAAGTTAAACGTGGGGTAATACAAAAATGCTCTGTATAAAAATGATCAATTCAGAGTCGATGGGAGTTACATTCGATCTTGATTCTCTCAcctcaattttataaaactttgaCTGGAAAGTTGGAagtgcaaataaaaaagatggaaATTCGTTTTAGAAACCCATATTTCAATACAagttagatttttatatttaagttaGATTTAGTATTTCAtacaagtcaaatttttacatgtattataaaatcggTGAACTGATCTCTATCTACTTTATCAGTCATGTTGAGACAGATAGTAAACTAGCATTATTTGATTCTAATTTGACTTCAAAGAAAGACGTAAATTCTTAATAGTGAAAGTATATATGGAATAGTTGATTTATTATCAATCACACACATGTATCAGAAATAGAAATCACAATTTTGAGTGTACGCAGAAATATATTGCTTCGAAATGATACAAAAATACGGGAATGAAATTACACCTGTACTTAAATaatcagaaaatattgtttactaTCACATAATTTATCCCCTGCCTCTTCCAGGTTGAGATCCACCCGGTTGACCCTGTTGATTCAGCCAAGGTGCCGAACCAGTACCCTTGCCTCTTTGATTTTGCCCTCTTCCTCTGCCACGAGCTGAaagcattatattatattagaattatcaaataaaaaggaTTTTAAAAGGAAATCGCTAAACTTGCCAAAGATTCGATTCTTTacaatagaaatttataagtaCATTTCAATTCCTACAAGTATTCATTCTAAAATTCGAAACTAACTAGTCAGGATCGATTCAAGtacaatatatgaaatattatttcttataaatattattcaaatccTAGAAAATGAAGTTCGATTATTGGATGTGATTCAGATTTTTAAGTACACATTAAACTTGATCCTAGTcctaattaatatcatttccCAACGAGACAAGTGACATATAATTACttcctttttaattattctaatgtAATTCGTTTTAaaacagatattaaaattatagttCTATTCATTCTTTCTGTCCAACATAAGTTAAGTCCAATCTAATATCTTAGTCATTTTTTCGCTTTCTTTTACAAATGTCTCATCCATGTCTTTCCGGATATAACTTCTTCTTTCGAACGACGTTTACAGGAACAACGATCCCGTATTACGGACAAACCTTGGGCTCGCAATATAGCGGATTTTCCTCTGCCGGCTGTGCCCGATCCCTTGCCGCCGGGTCGTTTGAACATGGGTGCATTCTTCAGCATATCCGGTAATATGAGAAACCTGATTTTCGAGCCTCGGATATACACGTTCTCCAGCTGCCCGACCTGGCCGTCCCGGTACGTCACTGTGATACCCTGCATCTGACAATTCATATTATCCTCCGCCTCTATCAGTTTACCGCGATACACCTCGCCGGTGTTCGTTTCGCAGGTTATAATATGGCCCTCGGCTTCGTGAAGCACTTTAATGGGAACTCCGATCGACATTGCGGTTATCGTATTGAAAACCTTTGTCCGTCACGAAAATTCTTTAAGAATGTTCTTCGATAACCGTATTTCTCCACTTTGTTACTTGAAAAACCGTTTTTACAAAACGCAACAACCAACAACCCATGCAACCACAACAGTGTGAAGGACCTCTGTGGAGGATGTGAAGTAATAAACGAGTGCTGATGAATATATCGATCGATATATCGAGAAGAATCGACGTTCAATTCTGCGTTTCGAATTCTTTTTGGATTCTTCAAATAGATTATTAGCCGACTTTATCTGGATCAAACTACGctgtcattattttttatttcttaatttttttctaccaCACGTGCGTTTTAGCACGTGATTGGACGTTTCTTCTGGATACAGCTTTAAGGTCATGAAATACAAATTCGCATGATAGAGACACGATGTTCCGATCAATCGTGACGCCAAACCTTACGAAATAAAATGGCGCTGGAtgtttataaatgttatttcaatgtaaattcgCTGAAGCACTTCGGTTTCCGACGAAGATGAGAATGCTTCGATCATGCAATGAATTTctagtaaaaaaagaaaacatatctGCGTATATCTTTATCAGAGTCAATTTATTGCCCGCTGCTCTCCCATAGATTACCATAATAATCATTACCATATAATATGCCTATTAtcctttaatttcaatttttttgttcacCGCGGGTGTTGATTTTCACATAATACAAGTACGATCAAAGAGGCATTTATGAGAGTCTCGGTAGTTTTACGTGATTTCGCACGTAGAGCGAGTTCTAAtcaaaaagagaataattttcttgttttcttcaaatatcCAATATCCTCTTACCCCCCAGAATTTTTATCGATGtagaaaattcttttcttccgCTTTCTTCCTTTTCCGATAATCCATcgccgttttctttttttccgattgtttgcaaaattgtttatttcagaaatatttctattccCTTATGTATTATCTTAATCGCGTTATATTTTTcgatggatatatatatatatattttacaatggcaattttttaattgtgagtgaatatattatttaaaaatgcgtTCAATGCGGCTTATGTTtgctgttaatttttaaaaggcACTGTCGTACGTGTAAAAGCACGAATTTCGATCGAGATACATATGTCATCGGGTATATCCAGCGTGGTAAAAGATAAACCGTTTATTGCagcaaaaattttcattacagAGAAAATAAGGTCGCACCTCGTTCAAACTTCGGGAGATGTTTCctcatatctctctctctctctctctctctctctttttttttctttgtacaGCGTACAGCTACAATATAATTCGATGAGGTGCTAAGTTGAAGAGCTCTATATAAAGTAGTCGAGAACACACAAAAAACGATTTCCGGCTTTCGTTAGGGGcgatgcatttatatatattttgtttttaaatatacataaatatagtccgctataattataaacatttcgaGAACTGTCAAAAGGGTCCCGTGTAGGGCCGGAAGGAAAGAGAGGACGAAAGGGACGAgggggagaaggaggagggataaaaaggggaaagagaggaaagagcgTAGGTAGGGAGCACACTAACTTTCTTTACGTACGTGAAACCTAAATGTCTAAAGCATTTTCAAAGGATGGTAATtgtaatcatataatatattaaagttgatgttacttttttaatagctTAAACGTACTAATATCAATCGTAATAATTACAAGCATCGTGTTACGTCCTTATATAGTCAGCCGAGTACGATCGTCGCtgataaatcttttttgtttatctctctctctctctctctttctctcgctctctcaatctctctttctctcgtcttCTATAAATCATTTATGTTGCTGCACGCATTCCTCTGCCTCACTCTCCCCAGGCATCACTAGTCTCTCCACATACGCATTCCTTCAAtcactctctccctctttctcctcctaTCATTCGATCGCTCTCGCTAGGCAAGATTATTCCGATATTGCGATACACGTTAGAAAAATATGCTATGCCTAAAATAGGATGAAGGCCTGAAGGCAACCATTCCGTCGATATTACTGATAATCGGTGTCTGTGTATGTGTAACGTGTATATGTGTGAATGTAATTGTGTGTCTACGTGTGTGGtgtgcgtttttttttcttctatacaCGATTCTGATTTCTCTCGTCAGCGTTCTTAAAAAGGTGCgccaaaaaggaaaaaagaacatATTCATCGACAACAATATCTTGATAcaagataaaagtatatatatatagatatatatatgtatatatatgtatatattgtctATGTGAAG
The nucleotide sequence above comes from Temnothorax longispinosus isolate EJ_2023e chromosome 4, Tlon_JGU_v1, whole genome shotgun sequence. Encoded proteins:
- the LOC139811218 gene encoding uncharacterized protein; this encodes MKMHTSANFILRGGDAAFANRQRLLFDQLSVAESKCNKHDNSEANEEAEMVVEREKRPAPSDDRRQKRETKRFRGRESIFKRPEGPAPRANFRNIPDHHRNPHKWVRYSLDDVSSEDMTERSNTQAAMSFLRELKARKRKEDIDEREDDEQMDVEPCESSARGSTETRFKSKKRASSQIAFRKPQTKETTDDTGATIAEPDERPVFRSSKIILPEYVIGERPKRTTRKQNRPVVKVDRSKELRLDHLQEPDEEEDD
- the Nthl1 gene encoding endonuclease III-like protein 1, whose protein sequence is MNKRLKLAGLAASRTLRSGKTTLVDADSSEKTSPYFAGEKRSARKKRTPIKIEHGATKDDETNAKEPNVTPVVVKSEDAAVSTDVADVKVEEREVENENAKQSTDLKDIKDEERWMPPNWETVLENIKEMRKDETAPVDTMGCHKCTDRNASPTMFRYQSLVALMLSSQTKDQVTFAAMQRLNTYGCQPDIIVATPDDVLGKLIHPVGFWKKKVQYIKRTSTILLDKYDGDIPKTVKELCELPGVGPKMAHLCMRVAWGEVSGIGVDTHVHRICNRLKWVRKPTKTPEETRNELEDWLPKPLWSEVNHLLVGFGQETCLPRFPKCSECLNKDICPYASKSGEKTKK
- the Vito gene encoding uncharacterized protein Vito; the encoded protein is MFKQSQPQLLNVNRKPSQPKRRRKITLVFDEEKRREFLGGFRKRKLERKRKAQEQLQQQLKEERKKIKQEARERYKKSLSHHVVPELEELLSRQEYDLEGHTVSILELNVADLAEGSKWIGENKITEETEEQDDDQCSDVDDDDEIVGMSLQKKPKKQAQQNSKSDSREIKSAKELKQEVKKAALKRIKKSKAFQQKQRLEQQKNKKQSRQKLQKAQKLAQKRGTKKGTKTRSKKKSGR
- the Smd3 gene encoding small nuclear ribonucleoprotein Sm D3, with the protein product MSIGVPIKVLHEAEGHIITCETNTGEVYRGKLIEAEDNMNCQMQGITVTYRDGQVGQLENVYIRGSKIRFLILPDMLKNAPMFKRPGGKGSGTAGRGKSAILRAQARGRGRGQNQRGKGTGSAPWLNQQGQPGGSQPGRGRG